A genomic segment from Pseudomonas sp. S09G 359 encodes:
- a CDS encoding SgcJ/EcaC family oxidoreductase, whose protein sequence is MNFKTVSIAVIFALSAPFVQAAETSPYVYREVAQAPANVKDREIAGLFDRWNSALQTGNVKTVVDLYAPGAVLQPTVSNQVRTTPEQITDYFDHFLMLKPVGQINYREIRQLGTNVAMDSGVYTFTLTEANGKIRHVQARYTFVYEQVGGQWKILNHHSSAMPEVQAKHAKQ, encoded by the coding sequence ATGAACTTCAAAACCGTCTCGATCGCCGTGATTTTCGCCTTGAGCGCCCCCTTTGTGCAGGCTGCCGAGACGTCACCCTATGTCTACCGCGAAGTGGCTCAGGCGCCTGCCAATGTAAAAGACCGTGAGATTGCCGGGTTGTTTGATCGTTGGAACAGCGCCTTGCAGACCGGTAACGTCAAGACCGTGGTCGACTTGTATGCCCCGGGCGCGGTGTTGCAGCCGACCGTATCCAATCAGGTGCGTACCACGCCGGAGCAGATCACGGACTACTTCGATCACTTCCTGATGCTCAAGCCGGTAGGCCAGATCAACTACCGTGAGATCCGCCAGCTTGGCACTAACGTGGCGATGGACAGCGGGGTCTACACGTTCACCCTGACCGAGGCGAACGGCAAGATCCGCCACGTGCAGGCACGCTACACGTTCGTCTACGAGCAGGTTGGTGGCCAGTGGAAAATCCTCAACCACCACTCCTCTGCGATGCCTGAAGTGCAGGCCAAACACGCCAAGCAGTAA
- a CDS encoding NTP/NDP exchange transporter, translating into MTPAGTLKWAHVLPAERTALVLGFAFHFCVLASYYLVRPLRDALGLEGGADKLQWLFTATFVVMLLMVPLFGALVSRLPATRFIPLIYRFVAVTMLMFGVLITAKIAPVQVGQVFFVWISVYNLFIVSIFWSVLVDRFSSEQGVRLFGFIAAGGTLGTFIGPLLAATLATRLGPIALTLAAALLLELAVRCYRALLQRTEAQAACLAQGHRRMGGSMLAGLTLIARSPYLLGLVLFMLLHTTAATFLYFEQGRIVAGSYADVASRTQFFAFIDLIVSALTLTFQLLLTGPLIRRVGIGGALVALPMVTLVAFTAMALSPVPATVALAQGLRRAIEFSVVRPAREVLWTVVSREEKYKAKNVIETLVYRGGDALSGWLSVGLTAAGAGFGVIAVLIVPVAGVWGGVCYWLAIRQRRMAAKASVQ; encoded by the coding sequence ATGACGCCTGCGGGGACGCTCAAGTGGGCGCACGTCTTGCCGGCGGAAAGAACCGCGCTGGTGCTGGGGTTCGCCTTTCATTTCTGCGTGCTGGCGAGCTATTACCTGGTGCGGCCTTTGCGCGACGCATTGGGCCTGGAAGGTGGCGCCGACAAATTACAGTGGCTGTTCACCGCGACTTTTGTGGTGATGCTGCTGATGGTTCCGCTGTTCGGCGCGTTGGTATCACGGTTGCCGGCGACGCGGTTTATCCCGCTGATCTATCGATTCGTGGCAGTCACCATGCTGATGTTTGGTGTGTTGATTACGGCAAAAATTGCGCCTGTGCAGGTTGGCCAGGTGTTCTTCGTGTGGATCAGCGTCTACAACCTGTTCATCGTCTCGATTTTCTGGAGCGTGCTGGTCGACCGTTTTTCCAGCGAACAAGGCGTGCGCTTGTTTGGTTTTATTGCGGCGGGCGGGACGCTGGGGACGTTCATCGGCCCACTGCTGGCCGCCACCCTGGCGACCCGGCTTGGGCCCATTGCACTGACGCTGGCGGCAGCATTGCTGCTGGAACTGGCGGTGCGTTGCTATCGGGCATTGTTGCAACGTACCGAAGCGCAGGCGGCCTGCCTGGCGCAAGGGCATCGCCGGATGGGCGGCAGCATGCTCGCCGGCCTCACGCTGATTGCGCGCTCACCTTATCTGCTGGGGCTGGTGCTGTTCATGCTCCTGCACACCACGGCGGCCACTTTTCTGTACTTCGAGCAGGGGCGGATAGTCGCTGGGAGCTACGCGGATGTGGCCAGCAGAACCCAGTTTTTTGCGTTCATCGATCTGATCGTTTCGGCGTTGACCCTGACCTTTCAACTTTTGCTCACCGGACCGTTGATTCGCCGGGTTGGCATCGGCGGTGCACTGGTGGCGCTGCCCATGGTGACGCTGGTGGCATTCACTGCAATGGCGTTGTCACCCGTGCCAGCGACGGTGGCGTTGGCGCAGGGCTTGCGTCGTGCGATTGAATTTTCGGTGGTGCGTCCGGCGCGCGAAGTGCTCTGGACCGTCGTCAGCCGTGAGGAAAAGTACAAGGCCAAGAATGTCATCGAGACCCTGGTGTATCGCGGTGGGGATGCGCTCAGCGGTTGGCTTTCGGTCGGGCTGACTGCAGCGGGCGCCGGGTTTGGCGTTATCGCCGTGTTGATTGTGCCCGTCGCAGGCGTGTGGGGCGGGGTGTGCTATTGGTTGGCAATCCGTCAGCGGCGGATGGCAGCCAAGGCATCAGTTCAATGA
- a CDS encoding XdhC family protein — MKNLDLQVIQQATTWLEQDRCVWLCTVLATFGSAPRGPGSLLAALSTGEFCGSLSGGCVEEDFLERLGRDEFVEYNHVVRYGEGGLAPSLELPCGGVLDVLVEKFEPDCAAKAHFAVLLGALQGRQRVVRHVTLGTHARHDQSDAGATAPVVVDGDQVRIRVGAAQRLLIAGLSPVAEFCAGFAVALGYEVIVCDPRAELTAAFSMAGVEVLKVFPATFIAAGGCHAGTAIVALTHDPRMDDLTLLEAVRTNAFYIGAMGSRRTSEKRLERVKRIGALAPQMLERIHAPIGLNLGSKTPAEIALAVMADIVRLSNGVVRDQL, encoded by the coding sequence ATGAAAAACCTTGATCTCCAAGTTATCCAGCAAGCCACGACGTGGCTCGAACAAGATCGCTGCGTTTGGCTGTGCACGGTGCTCGCGACGTTTGGTTCGGCACCGCGAGGGCCCGGTTCTCTATTGGCAGCCCTGTCGACAGGCGAGTTCTGCGGTTCGCTCTCGGGAGGCTGTGTAGAGGAAGACTTCCTTGAACGGTTGGGGCGCGATGAGTTCGTCGAGTACAACCATGTCGTGCGTTACGGTGAGGGCGGGCTTGCCCCGTCACTGGAGCTGCCGTGTGGCGGCGTGCTCGATGTACTGGTCGAAAAGTTCGAACCCGATTGCGCAGCGAAGGCGCACTTCGCAGTATTGTTGGGCGCGCTGCAAGGCCGCCAACGCGTGGTACGGCATGTCACGCTTGGCACACATGCCCGACATGATCAGAGCGATGCCGGGGCCACTGCGCCGGTTGTGGTTGACGGCGACCAGGTGCGGATTCGTGTGGGGGCGGCCCAACGATTGTTGATCGCTGGCCTGTCCCCGGTGGCCGAGTTCTGCGCTGGTTTCGCAGTTGCCTTGGGCTATGAGGTGATCGTATGCGACCCGCGCGCCGAGTTGACCGCCGCCTTCAGCATGGCCGGGGTGGAAGTACTCAAGGTGTTTCCTGCCACGTTCATTGCCGCAGGCGGATGCCATGCCGGCACGGCGATTGTGGCGTTGACCCATGACCCGCGCATGGACGACCTGACCCTGCTGGAGGCCGTGAGAACCAACGCTTTTTACATCGGCGCCATGGGCTCCAGGCGGACCAGCGAAAAGCGTCTCGAGCGCGTCAAGCGCATTGGTGCGTTGGCGCCGCAGATGCTCGAGCGCATTCATGCGCCGATTGGACTTAACTTAGGGAGCAAGACCCCCGCCGAGATTGCCCTCGCAGTCATGGCGGATATTGTTCGCTTGAGCAACGGAGTCGTTCGTGACCAACTCTAA
- a CDS encoding response regulator, which translates to MNLDLRILIIDDQRPNLDLVEQLLAREGLNNVLSSTEPLRTLELFNSFEPDLVILDLHMPELDGFAVLEQLNRRIPNGEYLPILVLTADATRDTRLRALALGARDFISKPLDALETMLRVWNLLETRVLYKTLRTLVPADQIELLQRRGSTDGTGNNEAAPPATIRRC; encoded by the coding sequence GTGAACCTCGACCTGCGCATTCTGATCATCGACGACCAACGCCCGAATCTCGACCTGGTGGAGCAACTGCTGGCGCGCGAAGGGCTGAACAACGTGCTGAGCAGCACTGAGCCGTTGCGCACACTGGAGCTGTTCAACAGTTTCGAACCGGACCTGGTGATTCTTGACTTGCACATGCCCGAGCTCGACGGCTTTGCCGTGCTGGAACAACTCAATCGGCGCATCCCCAATGGCGAATACCTGCCGATCCTCGTGCTCACTGCCGACGCCACCCGCGACACGCGCCTGCGCGCCCTGGCGCTCGGCGCCAGGGATTTCATCAGCAAACCCCTGGATGCGCTGGAAACCATGTTGCGGGTGTGGAACCTGCTGGAAACCCGCGTGCTCTACAAAACCTTACGCACGCTGGTGCCAGCAGATCAGATTGAGTTGTTGCAGCGGCGCGGTTCAACGGACGGCACCGGCAACAACGAGGCGGCGCCGCCCGCCACTATCCGACGCTGCTAG
- a CDS encoding c-type cytochrome gives MLATLALSLGTLASAVWPAQAVASQALVQRYACVGCHQANAQVVGPSWKGIAQKYAGSDTTAEQLAASIKAGGSGKWGPMPMPPQAQVSDADAQSIAQWLLDGAQ, from the coding sequence ATGCTCGCCACGCTTGCTCTGTCACTCGGCACACTGGCCAGCGCCGTGTGGCCGGCGCAGGCGGTGGCGAGTCAGGCCCTGGTCCAGCGTTACGCTTGCGTGGGCTGTCATCAAGCCAATGCACAGGTGGTAGGCCCTTCCTGGAAGGGTATCGCGCAAAAGTACGCTGGCAGCGATACCACGGCTGAGCAACTGGCAGCCAGCATCAAGGCCGGCGGCAGCGGCAAATGGGGGCCGATGCCGATGCCGCCACAAGCTCAGGTGTCGGACGCCGATGCGCAGTCAATCGCCCAATGGTTGCTGGACGGCGCACAATAA
- the mexE gene encoding multidrug efflux RND transporter periplasmic adaptor subunit MexE encodes MEQSLKHLRFPLAILAVVVMSACGKAPEQAAAMPAAKVSVAKVLEQPVNEWDEFTGRLEAPETVQIRPRVSGQIDQVAFIEGALVKKGDLLFQIDPRPFQAEVRRLEAQLAQTKAAATRSDNEAQRGERLRQSNAISAELADSRTTAAQEARAGVAGIQAQLDLAKLNLSFTRVTSPISGRVSRAEITAGNLVTADTTALTSVVSTDKVYAYFDADERVFLKYTELARQGRRGATTPVYLGLSNETGNPHLGQMNFVDNQVNPATGTIRGRAVFDNSKGEYTPGLYARLKLVGSGTYSAVLINDEAVGTDLGKKFVLVMDGDKPAYRSVELGPKLEGLRIVRSGLNKDDTIIVKGLQRVRPGSPVAPETIPMASKETLAALAQQRQALEASNLEQVAPDKTAPKLAAAAAPRG; translated from the coding sequence ATGGAACAGTCACTCAAACATTTGCGCTTCCCCCTGGCGATTTTGGCCGTGGTGGTGATGAGCGCGTGCGGCAAAGCCCCGGAACAAGCGGCCGCCATGCCAGCGGCGAAAGTCAGCGTGGCCAAGGTGCTTGAGCAACCGGTCAACGAGTGGGACGAATTCACCGGTCGCCTGGAAGCACCGGAAACCGTACAGATCCGTCCACGGGTCTCTGGCCAGATTGACCAAGTCGCTTTCATCGAAGGCGCTTTGGTCAAGAAAGGCGACCTGCTGTTCCAGATCGACCCGCGTCCGTTCCAGGCCGAAGTGCGCCGCCTTGAAGCCCAGCTGGCACAAACCAAAGCCGCCGCGACCCGCAGCGATAACGAAGCGCAGCGCGGCGAGCGTCTGCGCCAGAGCAATGCGATCTCCGCCGAACTGGCTGACTCGCGTACCACCGCCGCCCAGGAAGCCCGCGCCGGCGTGGCCGGGATCCAGGCGCAGTTGGACCTGGCCAAGCTGAACCTGAGCTTCACCCGCGTGACCTCGCCGATCAGCGGCCGCGTCAGCCGTGCCGAAATCACTGCCGGCAACCTGGTGACTGCCGACACCACGGCGCTGACCAGCGTGGTCTCCACCGACAAGGTCTATGCCTACTTCGACGCCGATGAGCGCGTGTTCCTCAAGTACACCGAACTGGCCCGCCAAGGCCGTCGTGGCGCGACCACCCCGGTGTACCTGGGCCTGTCGAATGAAACCGGTAACCCGCACCTGGGCCAGATGAACTTCGTCGACAACCAGGTCAACCCGGCCACCGGCACCATCCGTGGCCGCGCCGTGTTCGACAACAGCAAGGGCGAATACACCCCTGGCCTGTATGCCCGCCTCAAACTCGTGGGCAGCGGCACCTACTCCGCCGTGCTGATCAACGACGAAGCCGTGGGCACCGACCTGGGCAAGAAATTCGTGCTGGTGATGGACGGCGACAAGCCAGCCTATCGCTCGGTGGAACTGGGGCCGAAGCTCGAAGGCCTGCGCATCGTGCGTAGCGGCCTGAACAAAGACGACACGATTATCGTCAAGGGCCTGCAGCGTGTGCGCCCGGGTTCGCCGGTCGCTCCGGAAACCATCCCGATGGCCAGCAAGGAAACCCTCGCCGCCTTGGCCCAACAACGACAAGCGCTTGAAGCCAGCAACCTGGAGCAAGTGGCGCCGGACAAAACCGCGCCCAAGCTCGCAGCCGCTGCCGCTCCACGCGGTTAA
- a CDS encoding AraC family transcriptional regulator has translation MQEPMACAVSRLAGAVDSALGSDDDRIGALPGLNLYRRPDITAPMHCIYGLGIGVTLQGCKRVLVGSEVLTYGPGQSMVTSVDLPVISQVSQASAAQPFLGIMLALDNATVMQVADRMKLSQRMREEEFRAVTVQPLDAGVLDAVRRLVDLLGEPQLLETLAPLIKEELIARLLSGTHGPQLLHVIAAGSPSQHIARTVAWLKLNYRQALRMDDLAAHAHMSPSTFRQHFRALTGMSPLQYQKQLRLQAARQLMLSQGVDASSAGGIVGYESSSQFSREYSRLFGEPPQRDIKRIRV, from the coding sequence ATGCAAGAACCGATGGCTTGTGCCGTCAGCCGCCTTGCGGGCGCGGTGGACTCGGCATTGGGTAGCGATGACGACAGGATTGGAGCATTGCCTGGACTGAACCTGTACCGGCGCCCCGACATCACGGCACCCATGCACTGTATTTATGGCCTGGGCATTGGCGTCACCTTGCAGGGTTGCAAGCGGGTATTGGTCGGCAGTGAAGTGCTGACCTATGGGCCGGGCCAGTCCATGGTCACCAGTGTTGATCTGCCGGTCATTTCACAGGTCAGCCAGGCGAGTGCGGCGCAACCGTTTTTGGGGATTATGCTGGCGCTGGACAACGCCACCGTGATGCAAGTCGCCGACCGCATGAAGCTGTCCCAACGCATGCGCGAGGAAGAATTTCGCGCGGTGACCGTACAACCCTTGGACGCCGGTGTGCTGGATGCCGTGCGGCGCCTGGTGGATCTGCTCGGCGAGCCGCAATTGCTTGAGACCTTGGCCCCATTGATCAAGGAAGAACTGATTGCGCGACTGTTGAGCGGTACCCATGGCCCACAGCTGCTGCATGTGATCGCCGCCGGGTCGCCCAGCCAGCACATTGCCAGGACCGTTGCCTGGCTGAAACTCAACTATCGCCAGGCCCTGCGCATGGATGACCTGGCCGCCCACGCCCATATGAGCCCGTCGACGTTTCGCCAGCATTTTCGCGCCTTGACGGGCATGAGTCCGTTGCAATACCAGAAGCAGCTGCGGCTGCAAGCCGCACGGCAGCTGATGCTCAGCCAGGGTGTGGATGCAAGCAGCGCCGGTGGCATCGTGGGGTATGAAAGTTCGTCGCAGTTCAGCCGTGAATACAGCCGCCTGTTTGGCGAACCGCCGCAACGCGACATCAAGCGAATCCGCGTCTAG
- a CDS encoding response regulator transcription factor: MSQLLRLVLADDHEVTRTGFVSLLAGHPQFEVVGQARDGQQAVELCEQLLPDIVILDIRMPVLNGLGAARLLQQRLPAIKVVIFTMDDSPDHLEAAMNAGAVGYLLKDASRNEVIDALQRVAAGEEALNSAVSARLLRRMTERNANGAAVTENLTPRERQVLGLVANGMSNREIGEHLGITTGTAKAHVERVIGKLGAADRTQAAVRGIALGLVTQA, from the coding sequence ATGAGCCAACTCTTGCGTCTGGTGCTGGCCGACGATCATGAAGTCACGCGCACCGGGTTTGTCTCGTTGCTGGCCGGTCACCCGCAATTCGAAGTGGTCGGCCAGGCCCGTGATGGCCAGCAAGCAGTGGAGCTGTGCGAACAGTTACTGCCCGACATTGTCATCCTCGATATTCGAATGCCGGTGCTCAATGGCCTCGGCGCCGCCCGCCTGCTGCAACAGCGCCTGCCGGCGATCAAGGTGGTGATTTTTACCATGGATGACAGCCCCGATCATTTGGAGGCCGCGATGAACGCCGGGGCGGTGGGCTACCTGCTCAAAGACGCCAGCCGTAACGAGGTGATCGACGCCTTGCAGCGAGTCGCCGCTGGTGAAGAAGCGCTCAACAGCGCGGTCAGCGCTCGCCTGTTGCGGCGCATGACCGAGCGCAATGCGAATGGCGCGGCGGTAACGGAAAACCTGACCCCACGGGAGCGTCAGGTGCTCGGGCTGGTCGCAAACGGGATGAGCAACCGGGAAATCGGTGAGCACCTGGGGATTACCACCGGCACCGCTAAAGCCCACGTCGAACGCGTGATCGGCAAACTCGGTGCGGCCGATCGCACCCAGGCCGCCGTGCGGGGTATCGCGCTGGGCCTGGTGACCCAGGCATGA
- a CDS encoding sensor histidine kinase — MQNTPHDPGSALAIRAHYRQSESRTARLRLLVDTGQALPQLAPDAMRERVLGRASAFLAMDHGLIQEWDVEGCATVTARHGSQDRLSSLTAIADRRLRAPCWLELPGSALPSVLQVPLRSGDGDAFGVLVLGNSVSLRAPDHEDSESLQLLATLLAAHLDNQRLLTTLKTRDRTLSELVDRLLRAQEDERKRVAYDLHDGLAQTLAGLHQRLQGFAGRCPTLPGTLNADLQAILNLAQHSVGEGRQLIAGLRPTVLDDFGLFKALDKEVDRLRETAVSVQWTAAYAGRLPSQVEIALFRIGQEAINNILKHAQASHVELALALHDGQASLRVNDNGKGFALEQKLDNPGTQHLGLATMHERASLLGGHFTCTSAIDCGTQLHARVPAHLNGTPQ, encoded by the coding sequence ATGCAAAACACGCCACACGATCCCGGTAGTGCCCTGGCTATCCGCGCGCATTATCGACAATCCGAAAGTCGCACCGCGCGTTTGCGCTTGCTGGTGGACACTGGGCAGGCGTTACCGCAACTGGCGCCTGACGCGATGCGCGAACGCGTGCTGGGCCGGGCGAGCGCGTTTCTTGCGATGGACCACGGGCTGATTCAGGAGTGGGATGTCGAGGGATGCGCCACTGTCACAGCCCGCCATGGCAGCCAGGATCGATTGAGCAGTCTTACCGCCATCGCCGACCGCCGTTTGCGCGCACCGTGCTGGCTGGAGCTGCCGGGAAGCGCCCTGCCGAGTGTGTTGCAAGTGCCCCTGCGCAGCGGCGACGGCGATGCCTTTGGTGTACTGGTGCTGGGCAACAGTGTCAGTCTGCGCGCGCCAGACCATGAAGACAGTGAATCCCTGCAATTGCTCGCCACGCTGCTGGCCGCGCACCTGGATAACCAACGATTGCTGACCACCCTCAAAACCCGCGACAGGACGCTGTCCGAGCTTGTCGACCGGTTGCTGCGCGCCCAGGAAGACGAGCGCAAACGCGTGGCCTACGACTTGCACGACGGGTTGGCGCAAACCCTCGCGGGGTTACATCAGCGCCTGCAAGGGTTTGCCGGCCGTTGCCCGACGCTACCGGGCACGCTGAACGCAGACCTGCAGGCGATTCTGAACCTGGCGCAACACTCGGTGGGTGAAGGCCGGCAACTGATCGCCGGCCTGCGCCCGACAGTGCTGGATGATTTCGGCTTATTCAAGGCGCTGGATAAAGAGGTTGACCGCCTGCGCGAAACCGCCGTCAGCGTGCAGTGGACCGCCGCCTACGCGGGGCGCTTGCCCAGTCAGGTGGAGATCGCCTTGTTCAGAATCGGCCAGGAAGCCATCAACAATATTCTCAAGCACGCGCAGGCCAGCCATGTGGAACTGGCCCTGGCACTGCACGACGGCCAGGCTTCGCTGCGGGTGAACGACAACGGCAAAGGCTTTGCGCTCGAGCAGAAACTCGATAACCCGGGTACCCAGCACCTGGGCCTCGCCACCATGCACGAGCGCGCCAGCCTGCTGGGCGGCCACTTCACCTGTACCAGCGCGATCGACTGCGGCACCCAATTGCACGCCCGCGTGCCGGCCCACCTGAATGGAACACCTCAATGA
- a CDS encoding ATP-binding protein: MRGFYARRWANLPLRGKALVVISLPLVVLLLSLVLIYITERQTARAEEDVRRVLRVQGDIRAVHTLLAEAAASVRGYLLTRRDDFLPGYLNAKPQIESALRRLDHNVRDQRVREQLASITPLINSKIDGLEDMLGDPTTNAATITSILVSNKHILDALRQHIGTMLTLEDSLLAERTAAAAETRQRLLLSTWLAAICGLFGAIVAVLFLSKGIVARVQQVQGNAQRLALGQPLRPQPPENDEIGQLGTRLVEAGLLLAERERALRENEERLRLIIDGVKDYGIFALDIAGHVTSWNAGAERIKGYTEQEIIGQHFSLFYLPQECPQHPTMALDEATRNGHYMEEGWRLRQDGTRFWASVVITAQYDSTGALRGFSKITRDITDRRAAEIALGTAREEAERASRAKSEFLSRMSHELRTPLNSILGFAQLLDLDSAVGQKAQVGHILRAGQHLLTLINEVLDIAKIEAGRLPLNIEPIPLAGALQEALALVSPMAADAGIQLRALPTLATDIGIVADRQRLTQVLLNLLSNAIKYNRPHGEVSIEVKVEGRRIGVSVCDTGRGIAADHIGQLFKPFERLGADPNVEGSGLGLALSKSLLEKMNGTLSVHSQHGIGSRFTLELPFVSVQTPSDPATAVVDTTPARPAPSVQGKVLYIEDNLSSLALIETLLHRRPGIKLLSSMQGQLGLDLAAQHAPRLILLDVSLPDIDGITVLQRLRRSANTRHIPVLMITADTSDLTRQALHDAGATAILNKPINVPAFLAHLDQYFPEPA, encoded by the coding sequence ATGAGGGGGTTCTACGCCAGACGTTGGGCCAACCTGCCCCTGCGCGGCAAGGCGCTGGTGGTGATTTCACTGCCACTGGTGGTGCTGCTGTTGTCACTGGTGCTGATCTATATCACCGAACGGCAGACCGCCCGCGCCGAAGAGGACGTACGCCGAGTGCTGCGCGTGCAAGGCGATATCCGCGCCGTGCACACGCTGCTGGCCGAAGCCGCCGCCAGCGTGCGCGGCTACTTGCTGACCCGCCGTGACGATTTCCTGCCGGGCTACCTCAACGCCAAGCCGCAGATTGAGTCAGCGTTGCGCCGACTCGACCACAATGTTCGCGATCAACGCGTGCGCGAACAGCTCGCGTCGATCACGCCGCTGATCAATAGCAAAATCGACGGGCTGGAAGATATGCTCGGCGACCCGACCACGAACGCGGCGACGATTACCAGCATTCTCGTCAGCAACAAACACATCCTGGATGCCCTGCGTCAGCACATCGGCACCATGCTCACGCTTGAAGACTCGTTGCTCGCCGAACGTACGGCGGCTGCGGCCGAGACGCGCCAGCGGCTGCTGCTGTCCACCTGGCTGGCGGCCATCTGCGGGCTGTTTGGTGCAATCGTCGCGGTGCTGTTTCTGTCCAAGGGCATTGTTGCACGGGTGCAGCAAGTACAAGGCAACGCGCAACGCCTGGCCCTGGGGCAACCGCTGCGGCCGCAGCCGCCGGAAAATGACGAGATCGGCCAGTTGGGCACACGATTGGTGGAGGCCGGCTTGCTGCTGGCCGAGCGCGAGCGCGCATTGCGCGAGAATGAAGAGCGCTTGCGGCTGATCATCGATGGGGTCAAGGACTACGGGATCTTTGCCCTCGATATTGCGGGCCATGTCACCAGCTGGAACGCCGGCGCAGAACGCATCAAGGGCTACACCGAACAGGAAATCATCGGCCAGCATTTTTCGCTGTTCTACCTGCCGCAGGAATGCCCGCAACACCCGACCATGGCGCTGGATGAAGCCACCCGCAACGGGCACTACATGGAAGAAGGCTGGCGCCTGCGCCAGGACGGCACCCGCTTCTGGGCCAGCGTGGTGATTACCGCGCAGTACGACAGTACCGGCGCCTTGCGTGGGTTCTCGAAGATTACGCGCGACATCACCGACCGTCGCGCGGCAGAGATTGCGCTGGGCACCGCCCGTGAGGAGGCCGAACGTGCCAGCCGGGCCAAGAGTGAGTTTCTCTCGCGCATGAGCCACGAACTGCGCACCCCGCTCAACTCGATCCTGGGCTTTGCGCAACTGCTGGACCTGGATTCGGCGGTGGGGCAAAAAGCGCAAGTCGGTCACATCCTGCGCGCCGGCCAACACTTGCTGACGCTGATCAACGAAGTGTTGGACATTGCCAAGATCGAGGCGGGACGCTTGCCGCTGAACATCGAGCCGATCCCCTTGGCGGGCGCGCTGCAGGAAGCCCTGGCGCTGGTGTCACCGATGGCTGCCGACGCAGGCATCCAGTTGCGGGCGCTGCCCACGCTGGCGACGGATATCGGCATCGTTGCCGACCGACAGCGCCTGACCCAGGTGCTGCTGAACCTGCTGTCCAATGCCATTAAGTACAACCGGCCTCACGGCGAGGTGAGCATTGAAGTCAAGGTCGAGGGGCGACGCATCGGCGTGTCCGTCTGCGATACCGGCAGGGGCATCGCCGCCGATCACATCGGGCAGCTATTCAAGCCGTTCGAGCGCTTGGGAGCCGACCCGAACGTCGAAGGCAGCGGCCTGGGGCTGGCCCTGAGTAAAAGCCTGCTGGAAAAGATGAATGGCACACTGAGTGTGCACAGCCAACACGGCATCGGCTCACGCTTCACCCTGGAGCTGCCCTTCGTGTCCGTGCAGACGCCCAGCGACCCGGCAACCGCCGTGGTCGATACCACGCCGGCGCGCCCTGCCCCCTCGGTCCAGGGCAAGGTGCTGTATATCGAAGACAACCTTTCCAGCCTGGCGCTGATTGAAACCTTGCTGCACCGCAGGCCGGGAATAAAGCTGCTGTCCAGCATGCAAGGCCAACTGGGCCTGGACCTGGCCGCACAGCATGCGCCCCGGTTGATTTTACTGGACGTGTCATTGCCGGACATCGACGGCATCACCGTGCTGCAGCGTTTACGCCGGTCTGCGAACACCCGGCACATACCGGTGCTGATGATCACCGCCGATACCAGCGACCTCACCCGCCAGGCCCTGCATGACGCGGGCGCGACGGCCATATTGAACAAGCCGATTAACGTCCCCGCATTTCTTGCCCACCTCGACCAGTACTTCCCGGAGCCCGCGTGA
- a CDS encoding antibiotic biosynthesis monooxygenase produces MRSPDRSTQFSQFVEFVVDPLHVQDLVTALIARVERFTCLCPGFISAQVHVSEAGDRVLMQLLWPSKRYSELAIERAQTAEPDLFHLAREHHASALLFSTFNAVAQVCAVPVAEGGGQ; encoded by the coding sequence ATGCGTTCGCCTGACCGCAGCACCCAGTTCAGCCAGTTCGTTGAGTTCGTCGTCGACCCACTTCATGTGCAGGATCTGGTAACGGCGTTGATCGCACGCGTCGAGCGCTTCACCTGTCTCTGCCCGGGATTCATCAGCGCGCAGGTGCACGTCAGTGAGGCCGGCGACCGGGTGCTGATGCAACTGTTGTGGCCCTCCAAGCGATACAGCGAGCTGGCGATTGAACGCGCCCAAACGGCTGAGCCCGACCTGTTTCATCTGGCACGCGAGCATCACGCCAGCGCGCTGTTATTCAGCACCTTCAATGCGGTCGCGCAGGTGTGCGCAGTACCGGTTGCCGAAGGTGGGGGGCAATGA